CAGTTTGAGTTTCGGCTGCGGGCAGGCACAGCTGCCGCCGCTGGCGCAGCCCACCCCACCCTGCCGTCGTTTGCTGAGGTAGGAAAACGCCAGGTAGCCGATCGCGAGGAGCACGATCAGGGGGGCGACGAGGGACTGCCAGGGAAGGTCGAACATGAGAAACGTTGGGACCTCAGAAACCGAGGGCGGTGCCGGTCTGGTAAATGATCAGGCACAAAATCCAAGCGAAGCCGGTTTGGTAACCGATCTGAAAGAGCGGCCAGCGCCAGGAATTGGTTTCGCGTTTCACGATGGCGACGGTGCTGACGCACTGCATGGCGAACACGTAGAACACCATGAGGGTGAGGCAGACCAGCGGAGTGAATAGCGGGCGGCCGTCCGGCCAGGTGGCGGAACGGAGGGCTTGGAGCAAGGGTTCGGTGTTCTCTTCGTCTTCCTCGACGTTGAAGACGACACTCGTCGCACTGACGAATACTTCGCGGGCGGCGAAGGAGGAGATGAGGCCGATGCCGATCTGCCAGTTAAAGCCGAGGGGCTCGATGGCGGGTTCGATGACGTGGCCGGCCTGACCGGCGAAACTTTGGGCGATCTGTTCGCTGGGCGTGGCGTCTTCGCCGGCCTTGGGGTAGGCGGTGAGGGCCCAGAGCACGATGGAGATGGCGAGGATGATGGTGCCGGCGCGTTTGAGGAAGATGCCGCCGCGCTCGGCCATTTGCAGGGCGACGTCTTTCACTCGCGGCAGGCGGTAAGGCGGCAGCTCCATGATCATGAGCGGCGGTTCGCCCTTGAGCAGGGTGCGCTTGAAGAGCCAGGCGAAAGCAAAGGCGCCGCAGGTGCCGAGGCCATACATCAGCAACATGAGGCCCACCTTGGTGAGGATGGGCACTTCGCGCGACGGCACGAGGGCGGCGATCATGAGCAGGTAAACCGGCAGGCGGGCGGAGCAGCTCATGAAGGGTGCCACGAGAATGGTGACGAGACGGTCCTTGTGGTCCTCGATGGTGCGGGTGGCCATGATGCCGGGAATGGCGCAGGCGTAGGAGCTGAGCAGCGGGATGAAGGATTTACCGTTCAGCCCCACGCGGCTCATGAGGCGGTCCATGATGAAGGCGGCCCGAGCCATGTAGCCGGTGCTTTCGAGGAGGCCGATGAAAAAGAAGAGGATGAGAATCTGTGGGAGGAAGATCACCACGCCGCCGACGCCGGCGATGGCGCCGTCGGTGATGAGGTCGCGCAGGTCGCCGGGCGGCATGGCGGCTTTGACGCCGTCGGCCATGGCGGCGACGGCGGACTCGATGAGTCCCATGGGATACTCGGCGAGGGTGAAAATGCTCAGGAAGAGCAGCGTCATGATCGAGCCGAGGACGGCCCAGCCCCAGAAGCCGTGGGTGACGATGGCGTCGATCCGATCGGAAACGTTTTGAGGCGCGACGGAGGCAGCGGATTTGACGGATTCGGCGGTGAGTTTGCCGATGGCGTCGTAGCGGGCCCCCACGAGGCTTCCGGACCAGTCGGTGCCGTCGTCCTGCCAGCGTTTCGTCCATTGCTGGAGGATGGCGGCGGTGCGCGGGCTGAGGGGTTGGGAGCCGGTCACGCGCACGGGATCCGGGTCGGTGAGCAGCAGCAGGGCTTCGGCGCGGGCGATGAGCGGGGGTTTTTTGTCGGCGTCTTGGAGGGAGGCCTGCAGTTCGGCGACGGCGGGGGCGATGGCGGCGGGGACGCTCCAGCGGTGTTTGGGCAGCGGCAGGTCGGAGCGGCTCATGGCGAGTTTGAGCTCGATGAGCCCGTGGCCGCGCGAGGCCTGGGCGGGGATGACGGGGATACCGAGTTCCTTTTCCAGATGGTCGAAGCGGATCTGCAGACCGGCGTTGGTCGCGACGTCGATCATGTTGACGACGAGAATGACCGGGCGGCCGAGATCCAGGATCTGGTGAACGAGGTAGAGGTTTCGCTCGAGGTTGGAGCCATCGACGATGCAAACGATGCGGTCGGGCATCTGGGTGTCGGCGCGGCGGCCGAGGAGCACGTCGCGGGTGACGGCTTCGTCGGGTGAGCGGGCGGCCAGGGAGTAGGCGCCCGGCAGGTCGATGACGGTCATGGGGTGACCGTGCTGGGAGTAGGCGGTGCCGACTTTGCGTTCGACGGTCACGCCCGGGTAGTTGCCGACCTTCTGCTTCAGGCCGGTGAGCGCGTTGAAAAGGGTGGATTTGCCGCAGTTGGGGTTGCCGACAAAGGCATACACCGGGGTGCGGGAAGGTGTTTTAACGTGCTCGGGCAGATTCATATCCTGGGCGCTGGGAAGTCCGGTCAGGCGGAGGTGGCCTCGACCATGATGTGGTCGGCTTCGGTCTTACGCAGGGTCAGGTTGTAGCCACGAAGCTTGATTTCGATCGGATCGCCCAAGGGGGCACGGCGAAGCAGAGTGAAGGAGGTGCCAGGGAGCATGCCCATTTCTCGCAGGCGCAGAAAGGCGTTACCCGAGAGTGGGTAGGCGCGGACGACGGCAGTGGCGCCGGTGGCCAGGCTGGAGAGGGAAACGGTGTCGGACATGCGAAGGGCGGCGGAAAGAGTCGCGGGAGCGAAGGGTCCCGGGGAGAGACGCTGGGCCGGGGTCGAAGACTCAGGCGGACATCGGCAGGGAGCCGACGGAGATCAGGATGCGGCGGGCGGCGTCGTGGCTGAGGGCGATACGGGTGCCGTTGACTTGGCAGATGATGGTGGAGCGGCCGGAGATCTTTTTGACCGTGGCGGATTCACCGAACCCGAGTTCGCGCACGCGCTGTTTAAAGGTGCCCTCCCCTTGGAGTTCACAAACCAGGCCTGATTCGCCAGCGCCGAGCTGGCAGAGAGGGAGGCGAGTCGATTTGAGATCCTGTTTCATAAGGGTCGGCGAAGTCGACTGAGACTCAGTTTCAATGTCAATCGAGTGTGTGAAGTAGGCACAAAAAAGCGCACCTCGTAATGAGGTGCGCTGAGAAAGTTCTAGGTGAGGCGCAGAGCCGGATCAGGTGGACGGGCTGGCGACGTCGGTCGGGTTCTCGGGAACCTCGGGAGTTTCAACCTCCTCCGGAATGTCAGGAGTTTCGGTGTCGCCGGTTTCCTCAGCCGGAGCTTCGTCGGCTGGAGCGTCGCCGGAATCACCGCTGTCACCGGAATCACCGCTGTCACCGGAATCACCGCTGTCACCTCCGGTGGAACCTTGGGAGGCGGCGTCGGCAATGGCCTGAGAGTCTTGGCCGGTTTGTTCGGCAGCTTCTTGGGCACCTTGCTGGGCGCCGGAAGATGCGGCGGAAGTTACAGCTTGGACGTCACTTCCGGTGTTAGTGGCTGCCTGGGTGGCACCAGAAGTGGCACCAGAGGACGCGGCAGCGGCAACGGATACGCTGTCACCGCCCG
This portion of the Actomonas aquatica genome encodes:
- a CDS encoding FeoA family protein, coding for MSDTVSLSSLATGATAVVRAYPLSGNAFLRLREMGMLPGTSFTLLRRAPLGDPIEIKLRGYNLTLRKTEADHIMVEATSA
- the feoB gene encoding ferrous iron transport protein B codes for the protein MNLPEHVKTPSRTPVYAFVGNPNCGKSTLFNALTGLKQKVGNYPGVTVERKVGTAYSQHGHPMTVIDLPGAYSLAARSPDEAVTRDVLLGRRADTQMPDRIVCIVDGSNLERNLYLVHQILDLGRPVILVVNMIDVATNAGLQIRFDHLEKELGIPVIPAQASRGHGLIELKLAMSRSDLPLPKHRWSVPAAIAPAVAELQASLQDADKKPPLIARAEALLLLTDPDPVRVTGSQPLSPRTAAILQQWTKRWQDDGTDWSGSLVGARYDAIGKLTAESVKSAASVAPQNVSDRIDAIVTHGFWGWAVLGSIMTLLFLSIFTLAEYPMGLIESAVAAMADGVKAAMPPGDLRDLITDGAIAGVGGVVIFLPQILILFFFIGLLESTGYMARAAFIMDRLMSRVGLNGKSFIPLLSSYACAIPGIMATRTIEDHKDRLVTILVAPFMSCSARLPVYLLMIAALVPSREVPILTKVGLMLLMYGLGTCGAFAFAWLFKRTLLKGEPPLMIMELPPYRLPRVKDVALQMAERGGIFLKRAGTIILAISIVLWALTAYPKAGEDATPSEQIAQSFAGQAGHVIEPAIEPLGFNWQIGIGLISSFAAREVFVSATSVVFNVEEDEENTEPLLQALRSATWPDGRPLFTPLVCLTLMVFYVFAMQCVSTVAIVKRETNSWRWPLFQIGYQTGFAWILCLIIYQTGTALGF
- a CDS encoding FeoA family protein, giving the protein MKQDLKSTRLPLCQLGAGESGLVCELQGEGTFKQRVRELGFGESATVKKISGRSTIICQVNGTRIALSHDAARRILISVGSLPMSA